In Arthrobacter sp. MN05-02, one genomic interval encodes:
- a CDS encoding acyl-CoA thioesterase, giving the protein METAAHSVTLRFLASPTDLGHSGSVDAGTVLEWVDKAAYAAAVGWAKTYCVTAYVGNIHFAEPVVVGDLVEVEATIVHTGTSSMHIRTVVSSGSVSGDDGGQRSECLVIFVAVGPDGKPVPVPAFEPGTDAERLASDHAVARIEVRKAIVEEMRRQEYTDAGTAERTVLRFLAAPTDVNWGGKVHGGTVMDWIDEAAYVCSTRYCGLDTVAVFSGGVRFLKPLRIGDVVEVEARLVYTGHKGMHVAVHVRSGSPRSREMELTTTCLTVMVARDDEGTAVPVPPWVPRSDEDRRLHEHARSLLLIRSRAPGSILPTHLRQDPGAEPDVSRWSPTAPGR; this is encoded by the coding sequence ATGGAGACAGCAGCGCATTCCGTCACCCTCCGGTTCCTCGCCTCCCCCACCGACCTCGGGCACAGCGGCTCGGTGGACGCCGGCACCGTCCTCGAATGGGTGGACAAGGCCGCCTACGCCGCCGCCGTCGGCTGGGCGAAGACCTACTGCGTCACCGCGTACGTGGGCAACATCCACTTCGCCGAGCCGGTGGTGGTCGGCGACCTCGTGGAGGTCGAGGCCACGATCGTGCACACCGGCACGTCCTCGATGCACATCCGCACCGTGGTCTCGTCCGGGTCCGTGTCGGGCGACGACGGCGGGCAGCGCAGCGAGTGCCTCGTGATCTTCGTGGCCGTCGGGCCCGACGGCAAGCCCGTGCCCGTACCCGCCTTCGAGCCCGGCACGGACGCGGAACGGCTGGCTAGCGACCATGCCGTCGCGCGCATCGAGGTACGGAAGGCGATCGTCGAGGAGATGCGCCGCCAGGAGTACACGGATGCCGGCACCGCCGAGCGCACGGTCCTCCGATTCCTCGCAGCACCCACCGACGTCAACTGGGGCGGGAAGGTCCACGGCGGCACCGTCATGGACTGGATCGACGAGGCCGCCTACGTCTGTTCCACGCGGTACTGCGGGCTGGACACCGTGGCCGTCTTCTCCGGCGGCGTCCGGTTCCTCAAGCCCCTGCGGATCGGCGACGTCGTCGAGGTGGAGGCGCGCCTGGTCTACACCGGGCACAAGGGCATGCACGTCGCGGTCCATGTGCGGTCCGGCAGCCCGAGGTCGCGGGAGATGGAGCTCACCACCACCTGCCTCACGGTCATGGTGGCGCGCGACGACGAGGGCACGGCCGTACCCGTGCCTCCCTGGGTGCCGCGTTCGGACGAGGACCGCCGGCTGCACGAGCACGCCCGGAGCCTGCTGCTCATCCGCAGCCGGGCGCCCGGAAGCATCCTGCCCACGCACCTGCGGCAGGATCCGGGCGCCGAGCCCGATGTCAGCCGATGGTCGCCGACCGCGCCGGGACGCTGA
- a CDS encoding alcohol dehydrogenase — MRAVCFDGFSARPVLRDVPEPVPSPRGVVVRVEATGLCRSDVHGWLGHDAGITLPHVPGHELVGTITAVGGEVHRFSVGDRVTTPFVCACGSCPECLSGNGQVCRNQTQPGFTHWGSFADLVALHDADTNLIAVPGSLDAGAAALLGCRFATSYRGLVHQARLQAGETLLVVGCGGVGLSAVMIGAALGAEVIAVDVDDAALARAARFGAARTLDSAGLSRAAALAAVREAAPSSGIDVSVDALGREETAALGILSLRPRGRHVQIGLFPSDPVMPMAAVIGGELSVLGSHGMPARDYPGLLDLVAAGRLRPQDLIERTISLAEVPDALVAMAGDRSAGGVTVVDTGS; from the coding sequence ATGCGCGCTGTCTGCTTCGACGGGTTCTCCGCCCGTCCCGTCCTCCGGGACGTCCCCGAACCCGTCCCGTCCCCGCGCGGCGTCGTCGTCCGCGTCGAGGCGACCGGCCTGTGCCGCAGCGACGTGCACGGCTGGCTCGGGCACGACGCCGGTATCACCCTCCCGCACGTCCCCGGCCACGAACTGGTGGGCACCATCACGGCGGTGGGCGGGGAGGTGCACCGATTCTCCGTCGGGGACCGCGTGACGACGCCCTTCGTCTGCGCGTGCGGCTCCTGCCCCGAGTGCCTGTCCGGCAACGGGCAGGTGTGCCGCAACCAGACGCAGCCGGGCTTCACGCACTGGGGGTCCTTCGCGGACCTCGTGGCCCTGCACGACGCCGACACCAACCTCATCGCCGTGCCGGGTTCCCTCGATGCAGGGGCGGCCGCCCTGCTCGGCTGCCGGTTCGCGACGTCGTACCGCGGGCTCGTGCACCAGGCACGCCTGCAGGCCGGGGAGACGCTCCTCGTGGTGGGCTGCGGCGGAGTGGGACTGAGCGCCGTGATGATCGGCGCGGCGCTCGGCGCGGAGGTGATCGCGGTGGACGTCGACGACGCGGCGCTGGCGCGCGCCGCGAGGTTCGGTGCGGCCCGGACGCTCGACTCGGCCGGGCTCTCACGGGCCGCGGCCCTCGCGGCGGTGCGTGAGGCCGCGCCGTCCTCGGGCATCGACGTGTCGGTGGATGCGCTCGGACGCGAGGAGACCGCTGCCCTGGGGATCCTCTCGCTGCGGCCTCGCGGCCGGCATGTGCAGATCGGCCTGTTCCCCTCGGACCCGGTGATGCCCATGGCTGCGGTCATCGGCGGGGAGCTCTCCGTCCTGGGCAGTCACGGCATGCCCGCCCGCGACTACCCCGGACTGCTGGACCTCGTGGCCGCCGGGCGCCTCCGTCCGCAGGACCTCATCGAGAGGACCATCTCCCTCGCGGAGGTGCCGGACGCTCTCGTGGCCATGGCCGGCGACCGCTCGGCGGGTGGGGTCACCGTCGTCGACACCGGCTCCTGA
- a CDS encoding choline transporter, translating to MSNSTEPIQGSPPSEDTPFEAPPGEASAKAALDRPVLFVSLSIVILLMLVAVLFPAAFSDITTSVLNGLVANFGWAFVLTATGFVVFALFLAFSKYGRIPLGMDGEKPEYSRASWIAMMFSAGMGIGLMFYGVTEPISHYLTPPVDGIGPGTPEAARQAMNYTLFHWAIHPWAIYAVVGLALAYSAFRKGRGTGFSGAFTALFRGRPTPKSLRAIDVFAIFATLFGSATSLGLGVLQINGGLTEVFGVGSSLPLQITLIAVLTVCFVISAVSGVSRGIKWLSNGNMVLALALLFFLFVVGPTVFILELIPASGGNYLIGLPQMASRTGAFGGHEWLAAWTIFYWAWWVSWTPFVGSFLAKISRGRTIREFIIGVVAVPSVISVIWFGVWGGSALNLQDNGVDIAAANAESQESAMFALLAEYPLASVTSILVVVLVAVFFISGADASSIVLGSLSSFGAAVPRKWLTILWGALTGGVAAVLLSVGSLEALQTLTIIAAAPFLLVMIGLCVALMMDLSKDPLVTDARRTGSRAVRRTVRPKS from the coding sequence ATGTCTAATTCCACCGAGCCCATCCAAGGATCACCGCCCAGTGAGGACACGCCCTTCGAGGCTCCTCCCGGAGAGGCTTCTGCGAAGGCTGCGCTGGACAGGCCGGTCCTCTTCGTCTCGCTCTCGATCGTCATCCTGCTGATGCTCGTGGCCGTCCTCTTCCCCGCGGCGTTCTCGGACATCACCACCTCCGTGCTGAACGGACTCGTGGCGAACTTCGGCTGGGCATTCGTGCTCACGGCCACCGGCTTCGTGGTCTTCGCACTCTTCCTCGCCTTCAGCAAGTACGGGCGCATCCCCCTCGGCATGGACGGTGAGAAGCCCGAGTACTCCAGGGCGTCCTGGATCGCGATGATGTTCAGCGCCGGCATGGGCATCGGCCTCATGTTCTACGGCGTCACCGAGCCCATCTCCCACTACCTGACCCCTCCTGTGGACGGCATCGGGCCGGGGACGCCGGAAGCGGCGCGGCAGGCCATGAACTACACCCTGTTCCACTGGGCCATCCACCCGTGGGCCATCTACGCCGTCGTCGGCCTGGCGCTCGCCTATTCGGCCTTCCGCAAGGGCCGGGGAACCGGTTTCAGCGGTGCCTTCACGGCCCTCTTCCGCGGCCGTCCCACGCCCAAGTCCCTGCGCGCCATCGATGTCTTCGCGATCTTCGCGACCCTCTTCGGTTCGGCCACGTCCCTCGGGCTCGGCGTGCTGCAGATCAACGGCGGCCTCACGGAGGTCTTCGGTGTGGGCAGCAGCCTGCCCCTGCAGATCACCCTCATCGCGGTCCTCACCGTCTGCTTCGTCATCTCCGCGGTCAGCGGTGTCAGCCGCGGCATCAAGTGGCTCTCGAACGGCAACATGGTCCTGGCGCTGGCGCTGCTGTTCTTCCTGTTCGTCGTCGGCCCCACGGTCTTCATCCTCGAGCTCATCCCCGCGTCGGGCGGGAACTACCTCATCGGCCTCCCCCAGATGGCTTCCCGCACCGGCGCTTTCGGCGGCCACGAATGGCTGGCGGCATGGACCATCTTCTACTGGGCGTGGTGGGTGTCCTGGACGCCTTTCGTCGGTTCGTTCCTCGCCAAGATCTCGAGGGGGCGCACCATCCGCGAGTTCATCATCGGTGTCGTCGCCGTCCCCAGCGTCATCAGCGTCATCTGGTTCGGCGTGTGGGGCGGGTCGGCCCTCAACCTGCAGGACAACGGCGTGGACATCGCCGCGGCGAACGCGGAGAGCCAGGAATCCGCGATGTTCGCGCTCCTCGCGGAGTATCCGCTGGCGTCGGTCACGTCCATCCTCGTGGTCGTCCTCGTGGCCGTGTTCTTCATCTCGGGCGCCGATGCCTCCTCGATCGTGCTCGGCTCGCTGTCCTCGTTCGGTGCAGCCGTCCCGCGCAAATGGCTCACCATCCTGTGGGGGGCGCTCACCGGAGGAGTGGCCGCCGTCCTGCTGTCCGTGGGAAGCCTCGAGGCACTGCAGACACTGACCATCATCGCCGCCGCCCCGTTCCTCCTCGTGATGATCGGGCTCTGCGTGGCGCTCATGATGGACCTGTCGAAGGACCCGCTCGTCACGGACGCGCGGCGCACCGGATCGCGCGCTGTACGCAGGACGGTCCGGCCGAAGTCCTGA
- a CDS encoding MFS transporter, with the protein MSVSSPPVKTTAPFPYVGLLSLAGAIFVSVTSEFLPTGLLPAMARDLDVSLSTAGFLVTIFAGTVVVATTPLAAITQRYSRKSLIVVVLLVIALANVLAAVAPSYGVLVTARILGGLAHGLFWAVVAAYSAHLVPAHQLGKAVAITAGGGTAAFVLGVPVGTAIGNALGWRTAFTIIGVVVAVLALVIVKFLPPVNHHGERTPGEERVPLRRDPSFRAVILLCTVILILLTGQNTFYTYIAPWLTDVSSFEPGSVALVLFLYGGAGIIGLVGAGYAADRFPRKAFVGVVLVVMAAVLALALATTNTVVVLGAVIVWGAAFGAIPAMLQTRMLRTASFRTRDLAAALQTTAFNVGIGGGALLGGLLLDGAGLEVLPFVLIALVAVGLGLSLATDTVKDRRERHRLRAA; encoded by the coding sequence TTGTCTGTTTCCTCCCCGCCGGTGAAGACCACCGCGCCGTTCCCCTACGTCGGGCTGCTGTCCCTCGCGGGAGCGATCTTCGTGTCCGTGACCAGTGAGTTCCTGCCTACGGGCCTGCTGCCCGCCATGGCGCGGGACCTCGATGTCAGCCTCTCCACCGCCGGCTTCCTCGTCACGATCTTCGCGGGGACCGTCGTGGTCGCCACCACCCCCCTCGCCGCCATCACCCAGCGGTACTCGCGCAAGTCTCTGATCGTCGTGGTCCTCCTCGTGATCGCCCTCGCGAACGTCCTCGCGGCGGTCGCGCCGAGCTACGGTGTCCTGGTCACGGCGCGCATCCTCGGCGGCCTGGCCCACGGGCTCTTCTGGGCTGTGGTCGCCGCATACTCCGCGCACCTCGTCCCGGCCCACCAGCTCGGCAAGGCGGTGGCCATCACCGCGGGCGGCGGAACCGCGGCCTTCGTGCTCGGCGTCCCGGTGGGAACGGCCATCGGCAACGCCCTCGGCTGGCGCACCGCCTTCACGATCATCGGGGTGGTCGTCGCGGTCCTGGCCCTCGTCATCGTGAAATTCCTGCCACCGGTGAATCACCACGGAGAGCGCACGCCCGGCGAGGAGCGTGTACCGCTGCGCCGGGACCCCAGCTTCCGCGCGGTGATCCTGCTGTGCACCGTCATCCTGATCCTGCTGACCGGGCAGAACACGTTCTACACGTATATCGCGCCCTGGCTGACCGATGTCTCGTCCTTCGAGCCCGGGTCCGTCGCGCTCGTCCTCTTCCTGTACGGCGGAGCGGGCATCATCGGCCTCGTCGGTGCCGGCTACGCCGCCGACCGCTTCCCCCGGAAGGCCTTCGTCGGCGTCGTCCTGGTGGTCATGGCCGCCGTCCTCGCGCTGGCCCTCGCCACCACCAACACCGTGGTGGTGCTGGGCGCGGTGATCGTCTGGGGCGCGGCCTTCGGTGCCATCCCGGCCATGCTGCAGACCCGCATGCTGCGCACGGCGTCCTTCCGGACACGCGACCTCGCGGCAGCCCTGCAGACGACGGCGTTCAACGTGGGCATCGGCGGCGGCGCGCTCCTCGGCGGGCTCCTGCTCGACGGAGCGGGCCTGGAGGTCCTCCCGTTCGTGCTGATCGCCCTGGTCGCCGTGGGGCTGGGCCTCAGCCTGGCGACCGACACCGTGAAGGACCGCCGGGAACGGCACCGCCTGCGCGCCGCCTGA
- a CDS encoding hypothetical protein (possible pseudo due to frameshift), with product MITASLLGVAVSATGWRPPAPVWDSLALIGGAAVPMVLISFGMSLPGSRPLRPSPDRLQVLMATALKSAVMPAATYLIAHFLFGLDGERLLGAVVVAALPTAQNVFMFASRYDRGMTLARDSVLLSSVLAIPALVVVAALLA from the coding sequence ATGATCACCGCGTCGCTGCTGGGCGTCGCGGTGTCCGCGACCGGCTGGCGGCCACCCGCTCCCGTCTGGGACTCCCTGGCCCTGATCGGCGGGGCGGCCGTCCCGATGGTCCTGATCTCGTTCGGCATGTCCCTGCCCGGCAGCCGGCCGCTCAGGCCCAGCCCGGACCGCCTGCAGGTCCTCATGGCCACGGCGCTGAAGAGCGCCGTCATGCCGGCTGCCACCTACCTGATCGCGCACTTCCTCTTCGGACTCGACGGCGAGAGGCTGCTCGGCGCCGTCGTCGTGGCCGCACTGCCCACGGCGCAGAACGTCTTCATGTTCGCAAGCCGCTACGACCGCGGCATGACGCTGGCCCGCGACTCCGTGCTGCTGTCCTCGGTGCTCGCGATCCCCGCGCTCGTCGTCGTCGCGGCCCTCCTCGCCTGA
- a CDS encoding hypothetical protein (possible pseudo due to frameshift) yields MLGVLGGFFVVGAVILVGYIAARLVIGGPQAGFALNQVAFFVTNPALLFTVLAGADLQAVFSEYVPIALISSLAIAVLYVLISRFLFRRPAAETAIGAMASSYVNANNIGIPITVYALGDATLIAPVLLVQLLLLAPLST; encoded by the coding sequence ATGCTCGGAGTGCTCGGCGGCTTCTTCGTGGTCGGGGCGGTGATCCTCGTCGGCTACATCGCCGCACGGCTGGTCATCGGCGGGCCACAGGCCGGGTTCGCCCTCAATCAGGTGGCGTTCTTCGTCACCAATCCCGCCCTGCTGTTCACCGTCCTGGCGGGTGCGGACCTCCAGGCGGTGTTCTCCGAGTACGTGCCGATCGCCCTCATCTCGTCCCTGGCCATCGCCGTGCTGTACGTGCTGATCAGCAGGTTCCTCTTCCGCCGGCCCGCGGCCGAGACGGCCATCGGCGCCATGGCGAGCTCGTACGTGAACGCGAACAACATCGGCATCCCCATCACCGTCTACGCCCTCGGCGACGCGACGCTGATCGCCCCGGTGCTCCTCGTCCAGCTCCTGCTGCTGGCTCCCCTCTCGACCTGA